A stretch of the Prochlorococcus marinus str. MIT 0918 genome encodes the following:
- a CDS encoding class I SAM-dependent methyltransferase has translation MASPNLTKIAYQTLQQGKGLVGLAHKGISTKLMELIVPDALPETSPINSDLLVELRKSIKELEEIDWLDAEKGLYPKNLLFDAPWIEWFLKYPLVWLDMPSTWKRRKEKHYQDLPKKINRDKYPDYYLQNFHHQTDGYLSDHSAEIYDIQVEILFNGTADAMRRRVISPLKKGLQKNYKHIKTSAIKLLDVATGTGRTLQQVRSSLPSSELIGIDLSGAYLKQASKYLNNKDGEMVQLIKGNAEKLPFLDESFHAITCVFLFHELPRDARQNAINEFYRVLKPNGVLIIADSIQLDDSPHFTQVMENFYRVFHEPYYRDYIKDDIRKRLDKTGFNCIEAESFFMTRVWSANK, from the coding sequence ATGGCATCGCCTAACCTCACAAAAATTGCTTATCAAACCCTTCAACAAGGGAAAGGTCTTGTTGGCTTGGCTCATAAAGGAATCAGCACAAAACTAATGGAACTAATAGTTCCTGACGCCCTCCCTGAAACATCACCTATAAACTCAGATTTACTAGTAGAACTAAGGAAATCAATAAAAGAACTAGAAGAAATTGACTGGTTAGATGCTGAGAAAGGCTTATATCCAAAAAACTTACTTTTTGATGCTCCATGGATTGAATGGTTCTTAAAATACCCATTAGTTTGGCTGGATATGCCTTCTACCTGGAAAAGAAGAAAAGAAAAACATTACCAGGATCTACCAAAAAAAATAAACCGAGATAAATATCCTGATTATTATCTCCAAAATTTTCATCATCAAACGGATGGTTACTTAAGTGACCATTCCGCAGAAATATATGACATTCAAGTGGAAATTCTATTTAATGGAACTGCTGATGCAATGAGAAGAAGAGTAATTTCTCCATTAAAAAAAGGCTTGCAGAAAAACTATAAGCATATCAAAACTTCTGCTATAAAATTACTCGATGTAGCTACAGGTACTGGAAGGACACTTCAACAAGTCAGATCTTCTTTACCTAGTTCTGAACTTATAGGTATTGATTTGTCTGGAGCTTACCTGAAACAAGCTAGTAAATATTTAAATAATAAAGACGGTGAGATGGTTCAATTAATAAAAGGTAATGCAGAAAAGCTTCCTTTCTTAGATGAATCATTCCATGCCATTACTTGTGTCTTCCTCTTTCACGAATTACCTAGAGATGCAAGACAAAATGCAATCAATGAATTTTATAGAGTTCTAAAACCAAATGGTGTACTAATAATTGCTGACTCTATTCAATTAGATGACTCTCCTCATTTTACACAAGTAATGGAAAACTTCTATAGAGTATTTCATGAGCCATATTATAGAGACTATATTAAAGATGATATAAGAAAGAGGTTGGATAAAACTGGATTTAATTGTATTGAAGCAGAATCTTTTTTCATGACAAGAGTTTGGTCTGCTAATAAATAA